The Sulfuricaulis sp. region GGATCAGCTGCAGGGACCGATACCCCTGGTATTCATTCACGTCCAGCTTGAAGGCGGCGCGGATACGCCCGTAGGCCGGCGGCTTGCCATCACGGACGCTATTGAAGGCAATCGCATCGAAGGTTTTTTCTACGCCGGGCAGACGCAGGCTGAGCTTGAGGTGTTTCTCGCCGACCACCTTTTGGCTGGCGACTTCGAAGAACCCATCGAACAAGGGCTCAGGAAATCCCTGCCCCCAGGGGCCGGCCTCACGTAATAGTTCGGCGACCGGGAGCGACACCTCGTCCGGCATCAGTTCGCCGTCGCTGACGATCTTGCCTTGCAGATCGTCCTCAGACAGATGACGGCTGACTTCCTCATCGAAGGCGGAACGGAAGGCATCGAAGTGCAGCCGTTCCAGTGTCATGCCCGCGGCCATGGCATGCCCGCCAAACTTGCTGAGCAAATGTGGATGACGCGCGGCAATGGCATCGAGCGCGTCACGAATATGCAGGCCGGGAACAGAACGGGCCGAGCCTTTCATTTCGGTTTCATTGACCGGGGCAAACGCGATTACCGGGCGATGTGTGCGCTCCTTGATGCGCGCGGCCACGATGCCGATCACGCCTTGATGCCAGGATTCGTGAAACAGGCACAAGCCACGGGGAAGGGCCGTCATGTCGAGCTTTAAACCTTCTACCTCGGCAACGGCCTGTTGCTGCATGGTTGCTTCAATGGAGCGGCGTTCGCGATTCAGGGCATCGAGTTGCTGCGCCATGGTATGGGCTGCCGTGAAATCATCCGTCAGCAGGCATTCAATGCCGAGCGACATGTCAGTGAGCCGGCCTGCCGCGTTGAGACGCGGGCCGACGATGTAGCCCAGGTCCATGGCCGTCACGCGTTGCGGCTGGCGACCCGCGACGCGCAACAAGGCCTCGATGCCGGCGCAGGATTGGCCCTGATTGATGCGCTTCAAACCTTGCGCTACCAGGACGCGATTATTGGCATCAAGCGGCACCACGTCGGCAACGGTGCCGAGCGCGACCAGATCAAGCAGTCGGCCCAAATTGGGTTCCGTGATGTTGTGCTCGGTGAACCACCCGCTCGCGCGCAGACGCGAGCGCAACGCGAGCATGACATAGAAGATAACGCCGACACCGGCGAGGTTCTTGCTCGGAAACGTATCATGGGGCTGGTTCGGATTGACGATCACCGTTGCTTCCGGCAGCGACTCGCCGGGCAAATGATGATCTGTGACCAGCACGTCAATGCCGAGGCTGCGCGCCGCCTTAACGCCTTCGTTGCTTGAGATACCGTTATCGACGGTGATGATCAGATTCGGCGATTGTTGTGCCGCCAGCGCGACAATTTCCGGGGTCAGGCCGTAACCGAATTCAAAGCGATTCGGCACCAGATAGCGCACATCCGCGGCACCCAGGCTGCGCAGGGCACGCAAGGCGAGCGCGCAACTGGTGGCACCGTCGGCATCGAAATCGGCCACGATCAGAATACGTTTTTGTTGCCGCAGGGTTTCTGCGAGCAAGATGGAAGCTTCGTCGATACCCTTGAGTTGGGTCGGCGGAATAAGGTGGCCCAGTGATTTATCCAGCTCCTCGCGCGAGGCCACCCGGCGCGCCAGATAGATGCGCTGCAACACCGGGTGCAGATCCATCAGAAAGCTTTCTGACCCCACAGGCGGGCGGCGGATGATTTTGGCGCTGGCGATCATTGTACGGTTTTCGGGAAAGTGCATGACCCTTTCCCGAAAACTACGCCACGTATGATTCTCGGGAAAGTGCATGACCCCTTCCCGAAAACTACGCCACGTATGATTCTCGGGAAAGTGCATGACCCCTTCCCGAGAATCATACTTGACAATGCGACGTCAGGGAACGACGCCAATGCCACCAACGCCGTGCCTGTCGGGATGTCAGCGTGAAATTGACGCCGGCATCGGTCATCAGGGTCAGGCGCACGATGACGCCGGATTTTAAATCGCGCAGCAGCGGTTCCATCCAGTTTTTTTCCAGCCTGTGAAGCATTTCCTGATGTCGCGCTGCGTCATTGTAGAGTGTTGCGCCATGAATCTCATCCAGCACGATCAGATGCTCGCCGGTCTGGCCCGCCTGTTTATGCCATTCGGCATAACCACCCGGGACATTTCCCGCTGCGGTACCGGACAGTTTCGCCAACGACAGGCTTACGGGTTCGTTGCTCCATATCCGCGTCCAGGATACCGGTGCGATGCGGGGAAGCCGACCGCTGCCCCAGAACCACAGGCTGTTGATGGGAAGCTTGCCCTCTTTTTCGCGCTCGACATTGACCGTCGCGGTGTGCAGCAGAATCTGGAGTTCGTTTAGAATGGTGTGCCAAGCCTTTTCGTCCGGACCGCGCGGCAGGAATCCATGGACGTCGCGCCCGACCACTTGCGATAGTGCGGAGGTAGTCAGCTTCGGGGCGCGCATTGGCTTGAGATACCAGCGCTCCGGGTGCGGCGCTTTTAGCAGCCATCCGTCGGAGGTGAAGACTTCCATGATCTCCGCGATCAGGCCACTGGCTTCCTCTTTGGTGACTTCCAGTTTCTGTGCATCGGCGAGAATCAGGCGGTCGCGATCGAGACTCAAGTGCACCGGGTCCGCGCGTAACCACCAATCGTTATCAATCACGCCCATGTCGAACATGCGCGTGACGGCGGCCACCGGCAGATCGGCGTTTTCCTGCCGCACGAGATCGAACAAGGCGAACAGCCCCTCTTCGTAGCCCTGCGGAAAACCGCGGTCGATGACTTCCGCCCGCGACAGCAGCGTCTCGAGCGCGCGCAAAGAACCGTTTTGAGCAGTGTCGCTATCTTGCGGGCTGAGCAATCCGGGGACGTAAAGGGTCAAATGCTGATGGATGGGGCTGTCAGAGACTGTTGTCATTTTTTATTGCTGGTCCCGTGGTGCGCACACTTCATTGCCCGATTTTAAGATATATCGACGTCAAATAATGAAACCGATGAAACGCTTTACCAGTGGCCATTACGGCAAGGATGCTGAACCGGCTACCGATAATTAATCGCCTACCCGGATTTGGCGGTGAATGGCGCGTTTGCTCTCCTTTTCACCTTGATTCCAGCCCTGCCGGGACCCTTGCCGGAGAGAAATGTGACAAAAAACCGGTTAAATCGCCTGATGATCAAGGGTGCTGGCCTGACTTTTGCATAAATATGAGCTAAATCCTTTAGTTAATGGAATTTCAGGCAGGGCGCCTTGACCGCTAAACCAGGGACATCAGCAGCACAGGAAAACGTCGCCAACGACGACGGTAAAGTCGTGGCCATGGACGATTTCGTCCAGTCGCGCAATGCCAAGGCCGCGCTCGACGGCTTTGCGCGCGGGCTGACCCAATTCAAGCGCTGGCGCGACGATATCGCCCAGGCGATTGCCGATTACCAGACCTGGGTGGAACAGCAGGGTTTCTCCGACGGCGAGCAGGATCTGCGCGTCTACGAACTGATCGAGATGTTGCAGTCGGACAAGCTGACGGTGGCGCTGGTGGCCGAATTTTCGCGCGGCAAGACCGAGCTGCTGAATGCCATATTCTTTTCCGATTACAAACAACGACTGCTGCCCTCCGCGGCCGGGCGCACCACCATGTGCCCCACCGAACTGCGCTGGGACGAGAAGGACGGGCCTTGCGTCAAGCTGCTGCCGATCGAGACGCGCAAGACGGCGCTGACCATCTCCGAATACAAGCGCACACCGGTGCATTGGACCACGATTCATATCCTGAAGCTGAGTTCAGCCGAGGAAGTACGCGAAGCGCTCTCGGAAATAACCAAGACCAAAAAAGTCAATCTGCGCGAAGCGCAGGAGCTGGGACTGTACGATCCAAAGCAGCCCGCCAATAAAAACGCACCGATCTCCGGCAACACAGTCGAAGTCCCGGTATGGCGCCATGCCGTCGTCAATTTTCCAAACGCCTTGCTCAAACAGGGGCTGGTGGTTCTCGATACGCCCGGACTGAATGCGCTGGGTGCCGAACCCGAGCTGACACTAAACACCCTTCCCGGCGCACAGGCGATACTGTTCCTGCTGGCCGCCGATGCCGGCGTCACCAAGACCGACCTCGAAGTCTGGACCAACCACGTGAACACGGTGAGAGGCAATACCCAGCTGGTGGCGCTGAACAAGATTGATATTCTCTGGGATGAACTGCATGACGATGCCGCCGTGGCTAAAACCATCGCGAGCCAAGTGGAGGAAACCGCACGCACGCTGCGCATCGACCGTAAGCTCATCTTTCCGGTATCCGCGCAGAAGGGGCTGATCGCGAAAATCAAGGGTGACACCGCACT contains the following coding sequences:
- the recJ gene encoding single-stranded-DNA-specific exonuclease RecJ, which encodes MIASAKIIRRPPVGSESFLMDLHPVLQRIYLARRVASREELDKSLGHLIPPTQLKGIDEASILLAETLRQQKRILIVADFDADGATSCALALRALRSLGAADVRYLVPNRFEFGYGLTPEIVALAAQQSPNLIITVDNGISSNEGVKAARSLGIDVLVTDHHLPGESLPEATVIVNPNQPHDTFPSKNLAGVGVIFYVMLALRSRLRASGWFTEHNITEPNLGRLLDLVALGTVADVVPLDANNRVLVAQGLKRINQGQSCAGIEALLRVAGRQPQRVTAMDLGYIVGPRLNAAGRLTDMSLGIECLLTDDFTAAHTMAQQLDALNRERRSIEATMQQQAVAEVEGLKLDMTALPRGLCLFHESWHQGVIGIVAARIKERTHRPVIAFAPVNETEMKGSARSVPGLHIRDALDAIAARHPHLLSKFGGHAMAAGMTLERLHFDAFRSAFDEEVSRHLSEDDLQGKIVSDGELMPDEVSLPVAELLREAGPWGQGFPEPLFDGFFEVASQKVVGEKHLKLSLRLPGVEKTFDAIAFNSVRDGKPPAYGRIRAAFKLDVNEYQGYRSLQLILEHLEPADAVVPEAEAVTTD
- a CDS encoding dynamin family protein, with translation MTAKPGTSAAQENVANDDGKVVAMDDFVQSRNAKAALDGFARGLTQFKRWRDDIAQAIADYQTWVEQQGFSDGEQDLRVYELIEMLQSDKLTVALVAEFSRGKTELLNAIFFSDYKQRLLPSAAGRTTMCPTELRWDEKDGPCVKLLPIETRKTALTISEYKRTPVHWTTIHILKLSSAEEVREALSEITKTKKVNLREAQELGLYDPKQPANKNAPISGNTVEVPVWRHAVVNFPNALLKQGLVVLDTPGLNALGAEPELTLNTLPGAQAILFLLAADAGVTKTDLEVWTNHVNTVRGNTQLVALNKIDILWDELHDDAAVAKTIASQVEETARTLRIDRKLIFPVSAQKGLIAKIKGDTALAAKSGLSALEDKLTQDLIPARHMLIRNRIVHEVSGRVESSRALIEAKLAGVNKQLTELKQLSGKNLDVIQKMVVRMRTEKQKYDKEIEGFLLTKAALSRQAQILLGHLSMTSLDELIAKTRIGMNETWTTRGLKTGMAAFFTGTLERMEKVSAESDEIRKVVEAIYLRLHTEYGLAKITPPRLSLLPFVVEFKKLEERADAFRDSPVTMMTEQHFVIKKFFITMVSQARHLFTECNTASKNWFQAAVSPVFAQIQQHKATIDRSFEALKKIHENLDTLGERIAEMETVRKDLEGQMKTSETLLERIHRPLTQ